Proteins encoded within one genomic window of Pongo pygmaeus isolate AG05252 chromosome 18, NHGRI_mPonPyg2-v2.0_pri, whole genome shotgun sequence:
- the ZNF764 gene encoding zinc finger protein 764 isoform X2, with product MRVRRERGLEIPGALSWAPLRRGKGRVPAPPPFFMRAYSISDYTLAAIGTVSFHALLCALGGPSDLPPSLGPRPGRLSRAQEVPQAQARPGEAADPSSGLTVPMAPPLAPLPPRDPNGAGPEWGEPGAVSFADVAVYFCREEWGCLRPAQRALYRDVMRETYGHLSALGIGGNKPALISWVEEEAELWDPAAQDPEVAKCQTEADPDSRNKEEERQREGTGALEKPDPMAAGSPGLKAPQAPSAGPPYGWKQPSKAPHRGRPSLCAHPPVPRADQRHGCYVCGKSFAWRSTLVEHVYSHTGEKPFHCTDCGKGFGHASSLSKHRAIHRGERPHRCPECGRAFTQRSALTSHLRVHTGEKPYGCADCGRRFSQSSALYQHRRVHSGETPFPCPDCGRAFAYPSDLRRHVRTHTGEKPYPCPDCGRCFRQSSEMAAHRRTHSGEKPYPCPQCGRRFGQKSAVAKHQWVHRPGAGGHRGRVAGRLSVTLTPGRGDLDPPVGFQLYPEIFQECG from the exons CCATAGGCACCGTTAGTTTCCATGCCCTCTTGTGCGCCCTCGGGGGCCCTAGtgacctccctccttcccttgggCCCAGGCCGGGGAGGCTTTCTCGGGCGCAGGAGGTTCCGCaggcccaggccaggccaggggaGGCAGCCGATCCGTCGTCGGGGTTGACAGTCCCCATGGCGCCGCCTCTGGCCCCGCTCCCTCCCCGGGACCCAAACGGGGCCGGACCCGAGTGGGGGGAGCCGGGGGCTGTGAGCTTCGCGGACGTGGCCGTGTACTTCTGCCGGGAGGAGTGGGGCTGCTTGCGGCCCGCGCAGAGGGCCCTGTACCGGGACGTGATGCGGGAGACCTACGGCCACCTGAGCGCGCTCG GAATCGGAGGCAACAAGCCAGCTCTCATCTcctgggtggaggaggaggcCGAACTGTGGGATCCGGCTGCCCAGGATCCGGAGGTGGCGAAATGTCAGACAGAAGCGGACCCAG ATTCCAGAAACAAGGAAGAGGAAAGACAAAGGGAAGGGACGGGAGCCCTGGAGAAGCCCGACCCTATGGCCGCCGGGTCTCCTGGGCTGAAGGCTCCCCAAGCCCCCTCGGCCGGGCCCCCTTATGGTTGGAAGCAGCCGTCCAAGGCACCGCACCGGGGACGCCCCTCCCTCTGTGCCCACCCCCCTGTCCCCCGAGCAGACCAGCGTCACGGCTGCTACGTGTGCGGGAAGAGCTTCGCCTGGCGCTCCACACTGGTGGAGCACGTCTACAGCCACACTGGCGAGAAGCCCTTCCACTGCACTGACTGCGGCAAGGGCTTCGGCCACGCTTCCTCCCTGAGCAAACACCGGGCCATCCATCGTGGGGAGCGGCCCCACCGCTGTCCGGAGTGTGGCCGGGCCTTCACGCAGCGTTCGGCGCTGACTTCGCACCTGCGCGTCCACACCGGCGAGAAACCCTATGGCTGTGCCGACTGTGGCCGCCGCTTCAGCCAGAGCTCTGCCCTCTACCAGCACCGGCGCGTGCACAGCGGCGAGACCCCCTTCCCCTGCCCGGACTGCGGCCGCGCCTTCGCGTACCCCTCGGACCTGCGGCGCCACGTGCGCACCCACACCGGCGAGAAGCCCTACCCGTGCCCGGACTGCGGGCGCTGCTTCCGGCAGAGCTCGGAGATGGCAGCCCACAGGCGCACCCACAGCGGCGAGAAGCCCTACCCCTGCCCGCAGTGCGGCCGCCGCTTCGGCCAGAAGTCAGCCGTGGCCAAACACCAATGGGTTCATCGGCCCGGGGCCGGGGGCCACAGGGGCCGGGTCGCCGGGCGTCTGTCTGTGACCCTGACCCCTGGCCGCGGAGACCTGGACCCGCCCGTGGGCTTCCAGCTGTACCCGGAGATATTCCAGGAGTGTGGGTGA
- the ZNF764 gene encoding zinc finger protein 764 isoform X1 yields the protein MRVRRERGLEIPGALSWAPLRRGKGRVPAPPPFFMRAYSISDYTLAAIGTVSFHALLCALGGPSDLPPSLGPRPGRLSRAQEVPQAQARPGEAADPSSGLTVPMAPPLAPLPPRDPNGAGPEWGEPGAVSFADVAVYFCREEWGCLRPAQRALYRDVMRETYGHLSALGIGGNKPALISWVEEEAELWDPAAQDPEVAKCQTEADPADSRNKEEERQREGTGALEKPDPMAAGSPGLKAPQAPSAGPPYGWKQPSKAPHRGRPSLCAHPPVPRADQRHGCYVCGKSFAWRSTLVEHVYSHTGEKPFHCTDCGKGFGHASSLSKHRAIHRGERPHRCPECGRAFTQRSALTSHLRVHTGEKPYGCADCGRRFSQSSALYQHRRVHSGETPFPCPDCGRAFAYPSDLRRHVRTHTGEKPYPCPDCGRCFRQSSEMAAHRRTHSGEKPYPCPQCGRRFGQKSAVAKHQWVHRPGAGGHRGRVAGRLSVTLTPGRGDLDPPVGFQLYPEIFQECG from the exons CCATAGGCACCGTTAGTTTCCATGCCCTCTTGTGCGCCCTCGGGGGCCCTAGtgacctccctccttcccttgggCCCAGGCCGGGGAGGCTTTCTCGGGCGCAGGAGGTTCCGCaggcccaggccaggccaggggaGGCAGCCGATCCGTCGTCGGGGTTGACAGTCCCCATGGCGCCGCCTCTGGCCCCGCTCCCTCCCCGGGACCCAAACGGGGCCGGACCCGAGTGGGGGGAGCCGGGGGCTGTGAGCTTCGCGGACGTGGCCGTGTACTTCTGCCGGGAGGAGTGGGGCTGCTTGCGGCCCGCGCAGAGGGCCCTGTACCGGGACGTGATGCGGGAGACCTACGGCCACCTGAGCGCGCTCG GAATCGGAGGCAACAAGCCAGCTCTCATCTcctgggtggaggaggaggcCGAACTGTGGGATCCGGCTGCCCAGGATCCGGAGGTGGCGAAATGTCAGACAGAAGCGGACCCAG CAGATTCCAGAAACAAGGAAGAGGAAAGACAAAGGGAAGGGACGGGAGCCCTGGAGAAGCCCGACCCTATGGCCGCCGGGTCTCCTGGGCTGAAGGCTCCCCAAGCCCCCTCGGCCGGGCCCCCTTATGGTTGGAAGCAGCCGTCCAAGGCACCGCACCGGGGACGCCCCTCCCTCTGTGCCCACCCCCCTGTCCCCCGAGCAGACCAGCGTCACGGCTGCTACGTGTGCGGGAAGAGCTTCGCCTGGCGCTCCACACTGGTGGAGCACGTCTACAGCCACACTGGCGAGAAGCCCTTCCACTGCACTGACTGCGGCAAGGGCTTCGGCCACGCTTCCTCCCTGAGCAAACACCGGGCCATCCATCGTGGGGAGCGGCCCCACCGCTGTCCGGAGTGTGGCCGGGCCTTCACGCAGCGTTCGGCGCTGACTTCGCACCTGCGCGTCCACACCGGCGAGAAACCCTATGGCTGTGCCGACTGTGGCCGCCGCTTCAGCCAGAGCTCTGCCCTCTACCAGCACCGGCGCGTGCACAGCGGCGAGACCCCCTTCCCCTGCCCGGACTGCGGCCGCGCCTTCGCGTACCCCTCGGACCTGCGGCGCCACGTGCGCACCCACACCGGCGAGAAGCCCTACCCGTGCCCGGACTGCGGGCGCTGCTTCCGGCAGAGCTCGGAGATGGCAGCCCACAGGCGCACCCACAGCGGCGAGAAGCCCTACCCCTGCCCGCAGTGCGGCCGCCGCTTCGGCCAGAAGTCAGCCGTGGCCAAACACCAATGGGTTCATCGGCCCGGGGCCGGGGGCCACAGGGGCCGGGTCGCCGGGCGTCTGTCTGTGACCCTGACCCCTGGCCGCGGAGACCTGGACCCGCCCGTGGGCTTCCAGCTGTACCCGGAGATATTCCAGGAGTGTGGGTGA